The following DNA comes from Leptospirales bacterium.
TTGCTGGCGACCATCGGCTTGCTGAGTTCGGCCTGTAGCGCCGTCGAAGTCCAGGTCAATAATATCGTAATCGAAAGCTCCGAGCCCCTGCGCGTGGCGATCCTGCCATTTCAAATCCAGGGCGCAGACTGGGGTCGCGAGTTTGCCGATTCCCTTGGCTTGCAGCTGGCTCGCAGCGGTCGATTTGTCCAGGTAGAACGCGGACGCGAATTGCAGCGTCTGTTGCAAGAGCAACGTTTCAATGAATCAGGTCTCATTGAAGACCGGACCCGCGTCCAGATTGGAAGGCTGACCGGGGCCCGCTTGATTATTACTGGCGATGGTCGCGCCATGAAGATGCGCGACTCGGATGGTCGCATGAATGAAAACCTCATCGATACTTGCACCGTTCGCGCCATCGACGTACAAACGGGCGAGCATGTGATTACCTTGCGAAAGACGCCCGGACGCGCCTGGACTGCCGCCTTTCGCGCCAAGTATTTCCTGACCCTGGGCTTTGGCTGGGATCTGCGCGACATAAGCATCGAGAGCGCCGAATACGATGAGGTGGCGCGCCAGTTTTCGCAGCGCATCGCCGACCATTTTCCGCAAGTTGGGGTCATCGAAGTGATCGATCGCAGCCTGCGATGATCGCCGTCAGTGACTGGCGCAAGGCGCTTTTTGGGCCTGCCTGCTGTTTTCCTGCTTGACCATTTGGCCAGATAAGTGCATATACACCTTATAAGGGTGTATATGCACGGAATTGCCGCGTTTCTGGCAAGCCGCTGCACGAAGGCCGACCGGGCCGCGTTCTCTGGGCCGGATCGGTCCGCCCGCAGGGAGCCTCTTTATGGAAACTGTATATTTGGTCGATGCCGTCCGCACGCCGCGGGGCAAAGGCAAGAAGCGCGGATCGCTGGCGCATATGCATCCGCAGAGTCTGGCCGGCGAAACGCTCAAGGCGCTGGCCGCGCGTAACAAGCTGAACCCAGAAGCAGTCGAGGATGTGATTCTCGGTTGCGTGTCGCAGGTCAACGACCAGGCGGCCTGTGTCGCTCGCTATTCCGTAATGGCCGCGGACTGGCCGGATAGCGTGCCTGGCTACACTGTAAACCGCTTTTGCGGATCAGGTCTGCAGGCAATCAACAATGCCGTAGGCATGGTTGGTTCAGGGACAATGGACGTCGTTGTTGCCGGCGGAGTGGAAAGCATGAGCCGCGTCAAGATGGGCGCCGATATGGGCGACCTTGACATGAGCATTGGCAATCCTTACATCGCTGAGCACTACAACCTGGTGCCGCAGGGTATTTCCGCCGATTTGATTGCAACTATAAACAATATTTCTCGCGAGCAGGTAGACCAGTTTGCCGTCAATTCACAGCAAAAAGCGGACAGGGCAATCAAGGCCGGTTACTTTCAAAAAAGCATTACGCCGATTCCCGATGGCAACGGCGGAATGGTGACGGCCGACGAGCATCCGCGCATTGAAAGCGACCTGGCCTTTCTTTCCGGTCTGGGCCCCGTATTCAAGACCATTGGCGAAAAGGAATTGGATGCCATTGCACTCAAGACCTATCCCGATGTGAAGAAGATCAATCATGTGCATACGCTGGGCAACAGCTCCGGCGTGGTCGATGGCGCTGCCACGGTGCTTTTGGCCAGCGAGAAGGCGCTCAAGCAGTACGGCCTCAAGCCGCGGGCGCGCATCGTTTCCGTGGGCGCAACGGGCAGCGAACCGACGATCATGCTGACCGGACCGGTCAGCGCATCGAAGAAGGCTCTGGAAAAGGCCGGTCTGAAACCGGATGACATCGATCTGTGGGAGATCAACGAGGCCTTTGCCGCCGTAGTTCTCTACGTGCAGAAGGAGCTGAAAATCCCTGACGAAAAGATCAATGTCAACGGCGGCGCGATCGCTCTGGGCCATCCGCTGGGCGGCACGGGCGCGATTCTGCTGGGAACTGTGGTCGATGAGCTGGAGCGACAGAACAAGCGCTATGGCCTGGTGACGCTGTGCATTGGCGGCGGCATGGGTATCGCCACGGTCGTTGAGCGTATCGCCAATTGATTGATTGCTACACAGCATGCGGCTGGCGCAACTACGCGTCGGCCGCAGCGCCTGGAGCTATTGCATGGCGCGCCTGAAGCTCAATCCGAAGCTGGATCGCGCTCGTCGAACGCAATTGAAGCGCGCTGGAATTACCTGCGTGTGCTACAATCTGCGCAAAGCCAGCCGGGTGGTCACGCGCATCTTCGACCAGCACCTGGAAGAGGCCGGCATGAGCTCGACGCAATTTCAGATTCTGGCCGCCATCGCCCGTCATGATACCCTATCCATCAGCCAGCTGGCCGAGCTGATGCTGATGGACCGCACTACGCTGACGCGCAATCTGAAGCCGCTGGAAAAATCGCGCTGGATTCGCCATGCCGACGAGGACGAAGACCGTCGCCGTCGCAGCGTGCAGCTGAGCGCCGCCGGCGATCGGGCGCTGGAGAAGGCGTTGCCGCTCTGGGAAAAGGCTCAAGAAGATGTACTGGCGCGCGCAGGCGATGAGAACACCAAAGCCTTGCTGGTGAATCTGTGGCGCTTCATCTACGGCAAGCGCTACCTGGGCGCCTGAGCCGATCAGGCCGATGCCCGGACGAATCCTCAGACGCTCTTGTGCAATTGTATGCGCTCCAGAATGCGCAACAGCAGCGTTTCCGCGGAGCGTTCCTGCTTGAGAAAATGCAGATGGCCCATTTGCTGCAGGCTCAAGAGTCCATGCACTGCAGCCCAGTGCGCCACCGCCATATCGGCGCCGGTCGAATCGCTGATTCGTGGATGAAGCTGGCGCACTGCGCCCTGCAGTATGAGAAAGCAGCGCATGGAGGCCTGCTCCAGCAGGGCGTGGTCGGGCGTCGCAAAGAGACTCTCCTTCCACATCAGCTCGTAACGCTGGGGATTGGCCAGAGCAAAGCGCATGTAACAGCGCGCCAGTTGCAGCAGTCCTTGCCTTGCGCCCGTCGCCTTCTGTGTTTCCAGCAGGGCCTGCTCCAGATCGGCAAAGGCCTGTACGGCGACTGCCGCCAGCAAGGCCTCGCGGTCCGCAAAATGGCGGTAGGGAGCATTGTGACTGACGCCGACGCGTCGGGCCGTTTCGCGGATGGTCAGCGCCTCGTAGCCGGATTCGGCAATGAACTCGGTGGCGGCGGCGACCAGCGCGGCGCGCAGATCGCCATGATGATAGCTGTCTTTGGCCATGATCGATTGTCGGGCGCCTGCATTTTGCCCCCTGCCTGCAAGCCCGGCAAGTAAAAAATGTTGACGTCGACAACATCAATGTGGACAATGACAACATGGCCAGTGGCGAGGGGCCTGAAAATGAAGAAGATACTTGTGGTGCAGGGCAATCCGCGCCTGGACAGTTTTTGTGGAGCGCTGGCCGATGCCTATGCCCACGAGGCGGCGCAGGCTGGCGCCGAAGTGAAGCGCTTGGATCTTTCGGAGCTGAGTTTTGATCCCATTCTGCGCGAGGCATATCTGCGCGATACGCCGCTGGAACCGGACCTGCAGCGCGCACAGCAGTGGATCCAGGAAAGTCAGCATCTGGTCTTTGTCTATCCGGTGTGGTGGGGTTCGATGCCCGCTCTGTTGAAAGGATTTGTGGACCGCACCTTTCTGCCTGGCTTTGCCTTCAAGTACCGCAAGGACTCCTCGCTGTGGGATCGATTGCTGGTCGGCCGTTCGGCGCGGATGATTCTGACGATGGATGCGCCGCTCTGGTACAACGCGCTGATCTATCGCAAGTGCAGCGAGCGGGCGATGAAGGCCGCCGTACTGGAGTATTCTGGCATCAAGCCGGTGCGCGTTACGGCCTTTGGGCAGATTCGCAAATCGACTCCTGAGCAACGCGATCGCTATTTGTCGAAAGTCGCTGCGCTCGGAGCGCAGATGATCTGAAGGCTATGGAGCTGGAAGCGATTCGCAATTTCCGACGCCAGGACGAGCGGATTGTCACCGGCGGTCAGCCCAGCGAGGAGCAGCTTCGAGTTGTGGCGAGCGCCGGCATTGACGTCGTTATCAATCTGGCACTCCACGACCAACCGCAATACTCGCTGCCCGATGAACGGGCGCTGGTTGAAGGTCTGGGCATGGAGTACGTACATATTCCGGTACAGTGGGATGCGCCTCTGGAAAGCGATCTGCTGGCATTCTTTCAAGCAATGGATGCCCGCACTGCGCAACGCATTCTGATTCATTGCGCGGCAAACAAGCGGGTTACTGCTTTTCTTGGTCTTTACAATTTATTGCGTCTGCACCACAGTCGAGAACAGGCCTTCCGTTTGATGAACGACATCTGGCAACCGGAAGGCGTTTGGGCGGACTTTATCAGGGCAATGTCACTCAAGTACAGTAAAGCCTGAATGACATTTTCGAAGTTGACTGTGGCTTTGATGGCCGATGGCTGCGGCTATGAAACTACGAAGCGGCGCCAGACTGTGTACGTTTAGTTTACTTCTGCTTGCGTTGCCGCCGCTTGTCGCTCAAAGCCTGGTAATCGATAGGCATGAGCCACTGGCCGGGACCGGCGTTGCCGTCGACACCTACAAGAACAACGACAGCACTATTTTTGAAATTCGCGTCTCCAATTCAGAAAGCGTAGCCTATCACATTGATTTGACCTTCGAGCTGGAAAATATGAGCTCCAGCGTTCCAACGCCGCTGCGGGCCGACGTGCCAGCGCTCTCGACCGAACTTGTACTGGTGCGTTTCCAGCGCAGCAATGCAAGTCGACCCTACGCCTTTCGCGAACTGTACTGGTTCGTGCATCCAGGTCCGCTGCCGCCGCCAGGCGGAGTGCAAAATTCGGCAGTCTATGAACTGCCCTGGGCGCGAGGCGCAAGCTTTGATGTGGCCAACGCGTTTCATGGCACGGGCGCTCACCAGGGGCTGCTGGCCTACGCCGTCGATTTCACCATGCCGCCTGGCACGCCGATTCACGCTGCGCGCGGCGGTCGGGTGATTGCTGTGGTCGACCGATTCACCAGAGGAGGTCCGGATCCGGCGCTACCGGCAAACTATGTGGCGATTTTGCACGACGACGGCAGTGTAGCCCGTTATCTGCACTTGCGTCGGGGCGGCGCTGTGGCGCGCATTCATGCAATGGTTCGCGTCGGAGAACTCCTTGGCTACAGCGGCAATACCGGATGGTCTCTTGGACCGCACCTGCACTTCGATGTCATTGCCTACGATGACGAGCAGGGGATGCGCAGTTTGCCCTTTCAGTTTCGCGGTGCAGATGGGCAGTCCTTCGAGCCAGTCGCGGGCATGCGGCTCAGGCGCGGCCCAGAGGGGGCGGAGATCGAAGAATAGCCATTGCACCAGCTCAATCGCTTTGATTGACGAGATGCAATGGCGGCGTCCTCGCTGACGGAGGAAACCAAAACGCAGGACGCCATGAAGATTCAAAATACAATCGCCGTTGTTCTCGGCGCATCGCAGGGCATCGGCAAAGCTATTGCATTGGAGCTGGCCAGTCGCGGCGCTACAGTTGCGTTGCTGGCGCGCAGTGCGGGTGCATTGAAGTCCGCAGCGACAGAGGCGCCTGGCGGCCGCGCGCATGCCTTTGTCTGCGATGTCAGCAAGGATAGCGAGCTGGTTGCTACGCTTCGGAAAATTGAGAAGCAGTTTGGTCGCATCGATATTCTGGTGAACAACGCTGGCGTGGGAACCTTCAAGCCGCTGCACAAAATGAGTCTGGAAGAAGCGACTGCGCCGGTTCAACTGCCGCTACGCTGCGCCCTTGTCGCCTGCCACACTGTACTGCCAGGCATGCGCTCTCGCAAGGGCGGGCAGATCGTGAATCTGACCAGTCCCTCGGCCTATTTTCCGTTCCCCTACATGGCGCCTTACCTGGCAGCGCGCCATGCTATGCTGGGCCTTTCCCTTGCACTGCGTGAAGAACTGCGTCCGGCAGGTATTGGCGTTTCGCTGATCTGTCCGGGACACGTTGACACTGGCTACTTTCAGCGAAACGATGCGGACATTGAGTATTTCCCGCGGATTGAGAAGCTGTTTCCGGTTCTGACGCCAGTTCAGGTTGCAAAGCGGACAGCCGCCGCCATTGAGAAGAATCAACGGGAGGCTATCTTTCCTGGCTCATTGTGGTTCATTACCCGCTTTTTTCAGACCTTTCCGAGGCTATCATTGGCATTCTTGCGCGTCACCGGCCTGCTGCGACCTACCCGGCAGGTCGCCAATGCATAGCTGCCGCGCTCGGTCCGGGTTAGCCATCCTTTCAGTCGCCGAAGTTTTTTTTGTTTGACCGTCCAGCGACGCGCCTGAAGATGCCGGCAGGCGCTAATAGAGAGGGGGTCACACCCGTTCCCATTCCGAACACGGAAGTTAAGCCCCTCATCGCCAATGGTACTGCACGGTTCGCTGTGTGGGAGAGTAGGACGGCGCCTGCTTTGCAATATTTTACATGATGCGCGCTGCGCAGGAAACCCGGCCTTCTGGCCGGGTTTTTTTATGATCCGGGGCCAGCGGCCGGGGACTTTGCTATCGGCCGGTATTGTTCAGGGCGATCGGAATCTGAAACCTTGTGATTTCTGGCGCAGCCCCAAAGGCGTCGCGAAATTGCGTCTGCCAGGCGGCGTTCAGGCCCTCGTCAGCGTGCGCTTCGTCCAGCCATTGGTATACCAGGCTCAGATTGCCATCGCTGTCTGCAATCAGATAGGCGCGCCTCAGACCAGCCACGGCGCTCAGCTGCGATTTTCGCGCCGAAAACCAGTTCATTGCGTTGCGCCGGTCGACGCCAGCGGGGAGGGCGACCAAACAATCGATCATTTCACCCTCGCGCACCGCCGGCTGCGCATCGCTTTCGATTGCCTCCAGAATACTGTAGATTTTCACATAGTAGGCTGATCCAAATCGTTCCCTGCTGCGCTCCATGTAAGTCTGATTGTAACGCGCCTGGGCCTGGCGCCGCGTAGCGTAGCTGTAAAGGCCGCCAAAGGCGCCTTCCTGATCATTGATTGCGAAATCTTTGTAGCGCAGGCCGTCAATCGCCTGGTACTCCGGGATGCTGCTGCGCATCTTGCTGCGTACCAGAAACCACGGTGCATACCAGGGTCGCGGCGCGGACACGCGGATCAGCACTGGATCCGATGGCTCGCCAGCTCCTTGAGCAAAGGCCGAGCCAGCGGCCAGCGCCGCCGGGATGGCCAGCGCCCGAATCAATAGAAAATGTTTCATGAATTCCTCCTCAGCTCCGGCGTCAGAAGGCCGTCCGGAATAGACCAGATGGTCTATCTGCAGGGAGCGCAATATAGACCATATGGTCTACTACTTTTTCTGGACGACGGGCGGGTTTCCTGCGTCGGTAGTCAAATCGGAAACTTCTGTTATGCCCGAGGAAGGTCCCAGAGAACGGCTGCTGCGCGCAGCGCGCGCCGAATTCATTGAACGCGGCTTTGCCGACGCATCAACCAACCAGATTCTGGCGGCTGCAGGCGCGCATAAGGCCAGCCTCTATCGCTATTTTCCAGACAAGACCTCGCTCTGTCTGGCAGTGCTGGAGGCCATTGGTCAGGAATTTGCCGGCGGACTGGAAGCCATTGCCGGTCGAGCCGCGGACTGGCCGGATTTTGTAACGCGCTGGTCGCGACTGTTGCGCAAGCAGATTCGTGTCGGGCACTTTCAGGGCTGCCCCTTGAGCCGGGTTGTTAGCGCGCTGCCGCAGGATCAGACTGCGCTGCGCCAGGCCGGTCGAAGCGTATTCGAACTCTGGGCGGCGACGCTGAGTCGTATCTTTATTGGACTGCACGGATCTACGCAAGACGAGTCGCTCGCCGCAGAATACGGGCGCACCATCTTGATTCTCTACGAGGGCGCCGCCCAGATGTTTACGCTGACCGGCGCTGTGTCCGCCTTCGATTTGATGGAGAAACAACTCAAGGCGATGGACGATCGGCCTGCCGCGTTGCGAGGTTGAGCCTTTCAAAGAAAATGGCTTTGCTCAACGCTGGAGCAAGGCGATCGCCTCGCCAAGACGCACCACGCGATCTTCGCCGGGGCCCGTTGGACGGACAGCGCCCTTGCTGAAAAGAAGTACCACGGTGCTGCCCATTTCAAAGCGGCCAAGTTCCGCGCCGCGCGCTATGGCCTGTGGAACCGGAAAACGAAATTGAGCTGGATTGCGATGCCAGCGATTGGTGCGCACGTCGGCGTAGGTGACGCGCATTGAGCCGACGTTGGTGGCGCCTACCTTGACCATCGCAAACATATGTCGCCCGCACTGCATCAAGGTGGTCAGTCGCTCATTTTTTGGAAAGAGATCCCGGACCTGGGAAACGGCCAGCAGATTCAC
Coding sequences within:
- a CDS encoding CsgG/HfaB family protein, giving the protein MMIRATAFRGIALLLATIGLLSSACSAVEVQVNNIVIESSEPLRVAILPFQIQGADWGREFADSLGLQLARSGRFVQVERGRELQRLLQEQRFNESGLIEDRTRVQIGRLTGARLIITGDGRAMKMRDSDGRMNENLIDTCTVRAIDVQTGEHVITLRKTPGRAWTAAFRAKYFLTLGFGWDLRDISIESAEYDEVARQFSQRIADHFPQVGVIEVIDRSLR
- a CDS encoding acetyl-CoA C-acetyltransferase, with protein sequence METVYLVDAVRTPRGKGKKRGSLAHMHPQSLAGETLKALAARNKLNPEAVEDVILGCVSQVNDQAACVARYSVMAADWPDSVPGYTVNRFCGSGLQAINNAVGMVGSGTMDVVVAGGVESMSRVKMGADMGDLDMSIGNPYIAEHYNLVPQGISADLIATINNISREQVDQFAVNSQQKADRAIKAGYFQKSITPIPDGNGGMVTADEHPRIESDLAFLSGLGPVFKTIGEKELDAIALKTYPDVKKINHVHTLGNSSGVVDGAATVLLASEKALKQYGLKPRARIVSVGATGSEPTIMLTGPVSASKKALEKAGLKPDDIDLWEINEAFAAVVLYVQKELKIPDEKINVNGGAIALGHPLGGTGAILLGTVVDELERQNKRYGLVTLCIGGGMGIATVVERIAN
- a CDS encoding MarR family winged helix-turn-helix transcriptional regulator, producing the protein MARLKLNPKLDRARRTQLKRAGITCVCYNLRKASRVVTRIFDQHLEEAGMSSTQFQILAAIARHDTLSISQLAELMLMDRTTLTRNLKPLEKSRWIRHADEDEDRRRRSVQLSAAGDRALEKALPLWEKAQEDVLARAGDENTKALLVNLWRFIYGKRYLGA
- a CDS encoding TetR/AcrR family transcriptional regulator, with amino-acid sequence MAKDSYHHGDLRAALVAAATEFIAESGYEALTIRETARRVGVSHNAPYRHFADREALLAAVAVQAFADLEQALLETQKATGARQGLLQLARCYMRFALANPQRYELMWKESLFATPDHALLEQASMRCFLILQGAVRQLHPRISDSTGADMAVAHWAAVHGLLSLQQMGHLHFLKQERSAETLLLRILERIQLHKSV
- a CDS encoding NAD(P)H-dependent oxidoreductase: MKKILVVQGNPRLDSFCGALADAYAHEAAQAGAEVKRLDLSELSFDPILREAYLRDTPLEPDLQRAQQWIQESQHLVFVYPVWWGSMPALLKGFVDRTFLPGFAFKYRKDSSLWDRLLVGRSARMILTMDAPLWYNALIYRKCSERAMKAAVLEYSGIKPVRVTAFGQIRKSTPEQRDRYLSKVAALGAQMI
- a CDS encoding protein tyrosine phosphatase family protein, which encodes MELEAIRNFRRQDERIVTGGQPSEEQLRVVASAGIDVVINLALHDQPQYSLPDERALVEGLGMEYVHIPVQWDAPLESDLLAFFQAMDARTAQRILIHCAANKRVTAFLGLYNLLRLHHSREQAFRLMNDIWQPEGVWADFIRAMSLKYSKA
- a CDS encoding M23 family metallopeptidase → MKLRSGARLCTFSLLLLALPPLVAQSLVIDRHEPLAGTGVAVDTYKNNDSTIFEIRVSNSESVAYHIDLTFELENMSSSVPTPLRADVPALSTELVLVRFQRSNASRPYAFRELYWFVHPGPLPPPGGVQNSAVYELPWARGASFDVANAFHGTGAHQGLLAYAVDFTMPPGTPIHAARGGRVIAVVDRFTRGGPDPALPANYVAILHDDGSVARYLHLRRGGAVARIHAMVRVGELLGYSGNTGWSLGPHLHFDVIAYDDEQGMRSLPFQFRGADGQSFEPVAGMRLRRGPEGAEIEE
- a CDS encoding SDR family NAD(P)-dependent oxidoreductase, with the protein product MKIQNTIAVVLGASQGIGKAIALELASRGATVALLARSAGALKSAATEAPGGRAHAFVCDVSKDSELVATLRKIEKQFGRIDILVNNAGVGTFKPLHKMSLEEATAPVQLPLRCALVACHTVLPGMRSRKGGQIVNLTSPSAYFPFPYMAPYLAARHAMLGLSLALREELRPAGIGVSLICPGHVDTGYFQRNDADIEYFPRIEKLFPVLTPVQVAKRTAAAIEKNQREAIFPGSLWFITRFFQTFPRLSLAFLRVTGLLRPTRQVANA
- a CDS encoding TetR/AcrR family transcriptional regulator, which codes for MVYYFFWTTGGFPASVVKSETSVMPEEGPRERLLRAARAEFIERGFADASTNQILAAAGAHKASLYRYFPDKTSLCLAVLEAIGQEFAGGLEAIAGRAADWPDFVTRWSRLLRKQIRVGHFQGCPLSRVVSALPQDQTALRQAGRSVFELWAATLSRIFIGLHGSTQDESLAAEYGRTILILYEGAAQMFTLTGAVSAFDLMEKQLKAMDDRPAALRG